In a genomic window of Candidatus Methylomirabilota bacterium:
- a CDS encoding cytochrome ubiquinol oxidase subunit I: protein MEALTLHRFHFAFTITYHYIFAQLTMGLALLIFVLKTMALRGDPVANQAVRFWAKILGVTFVMGVVTGIPMEFQFGTNWSRFSEAAGGVIGQTLAMEGVFAFFLESSFLYLLLYGERRLGQRGHWVVALLVFIGTWLSGFFIVCTNAWMQHPVGYEIAPDGTITLASLSALFTNPWAIPQYLHTMVGSVITGSFMMAAIGAFYVLRGEHVATARRFMSLAVVVGLIASVLAAMPTGDIQAGLIYKHQPVTFAAMEGHFHTEDGAGLVLIGQPNVPEMRLDNPIVLPRVLSFLTHQRWDATIVGLSDYDRHLWPDNIELLYYSYHVMAGLGTFFIGIMMLSAFYLWRRTLHERRWLLWILMLALPFPFIANTAGWMTAELGRQPWLIYGLMRTADGHSTQVSAGNVLFTLLGFMGLYVMLSALYFFLMTRIIAQGPESDSTGHQFEISAVPTQ from the coding sequence ATGGAAGCGCTGACCCTTCACCGTTTTCATTTTGCCTTCACCATCACCTACCACTACATCTTCGCGCAGCTGACAATGGGTCTGGCGTTGCTCATCTTCGTGCTCAAGACGATGGCACTGCGGGGCGATCCGGTCGCCAACCAAGCCGTGCGGTTCTGGGCCAAGATCCTTGGCGTGACCTTCGTGATGGGTGTGGTTACGGGCATTCCGATGGAGTTTCAGTTCGGGACCAACTGGTCTCGTTTCTCCGAGGCCGCGGGCGGAGTGATCGGTCAGACGCTGGCCATGGAGGGAGTCTTTGCTTTTTTCCTCGAATCTTCGTTTCTCTACTTGCTTTTGTACGGTGAGCGCCGGCTCGGTCAACGCGGCCACTGGGTCGTAGCCCTCTTAGTGTTCATCGGGACCTGGCTCAGCGGTTTTTTCATCGTCTGCACGAACGCCTGGATGCAGCACCCGGTCGGCTACGAGATCGCGCCTGACGGTACCATCACGCTGGCGAGCCTGTCGGCTCTCTTCACCAATCCCTGGGCGATTCCGCAGTATTTGCACACCATGGTCGGCTCGGTGATCACGGGGAGCTTCATGATGGCCGCGATCGGCGCCTTCTACGTTCTGCGCGGCGAGCACGTGGCAACGGCGCGACGGTTCATGTCCTTGGCAGTCGTGGTCGGACTCATCGCAAGTGTGCTGGCAGCGATGCCGACCGGCGACATTCAGGCAGGGCTGATCTATAAACATCAGCCCGTCACATTCGCGGCCATGGAAGGTCATTTCCACACCGAGGACGGCGCAGGGTTGGTCCTCATCGGGCAGCCCAACGTCCCGGAGATGCGTCTGGATAACCCCATCGTCCTGCCGCGCGTGCTCTCCTTCTTGACTCACCAGCGTTGGGACGCGACGATCGTTGGGTTGAGCGATTACGATCGCCACCTGTGGCCCGACAATATCGAGCTGCTCTATTACTCGTATCACGTGATGGCGGGACTGGGGACATTTTTCATTGGCATCATGATGCTCAGTGCGTTCTACCTGTGGCGCAGGACACTCCATGAACGGCGCTGGCTGTTGTGGATCTTGATGCTGGCCTTGCCGTTCCCATTTATCGCGAACACGGCAGGTTGGATGACGGCAGAGCTCGGCCGGCAACCGTGGCTCATCTATGGCCTGATGCGCACCGCCGATGGTCACTCGACTCAGGTGTCGGCCGGTAATGTGCTGTTCACGCTTCTCGGCTTCATGGGCTTGTATGTGATGCTGTCGGCACTGTATTTCTTCCTGATGACCCGGATTATCGCACAAGGTCCAGAATCGGATTCAACCGGACACCAATTCGAGATCAGTGCCGTTCCAACCCAATGA
- a CDS encoding threonine synthase: MGKVQGLKCPKCMMGYPVGIKEPRCQQCHYVLEVEVDLSDLKREGPDLFLRRKDRSIWRWREFLPIEKEEAIVTLGEGGTPLLPAGRLRQEVRGADLYLKNDTLLPTGSLKDRSNAVGISRAVEEGQDVVAVASTGNAASSVAAYAARAGLQSVVFVPEVTAPEKVVQAASYGARIIRVQADYDGTAHLYGQALKSFGWYNCLSSNPFRNEGKKSYAYEIWTDLDGQVPDWVIHPTAGGTGPAACWKGFNELYRLGWIDRLPRIVVVQAAACAPIVESYQAGRDEILPVEPRQTIAESIRVGGPSTMAWRALQAARDSGGMAVALSEVEIERSQSLLSRKAGIFAEPAGAISLGAAIRLAQDGLIHPGHVVVAVITGHGLKQPPSDLTLPVAIPPDLTSLGEALQVS; encoded by the coding sequence GTGGGAAAGGTTCAAGGCCTCAAGTGTCCGAAGTGCATGATGGGCTACCCGGTCGGGATCAAGGAGCCTCGGTGCCAGCAGTGTCACTATGTCCTAGAGGTAGAGGTAGACCTGAGTGATCTCAAGCGGGAGGGACCCGACCTTTTCTTGCGGCGTAAGGATCGGAGCATCTGGCGATGGCGGGAGTTTCTTCCGATCGAAAAGGAGGAGGCGATTGTAACCCTCGGTGAGGGGGGGACACCCCTCTTGCCCGCAGGGCGACTACGGCAGGAGGTTCGAGGGGCCGACCTGTACCTGAAAAACGACACCCTGCTCCCCACGGGGTCGTTGAAGGATCGATCGAATGCCGTAGGAATCTCGCGTGCGGTGGAGGAGGGGCAGGATGTGGTAGCAGTTGCCTCCACAGGCAACGCGGCGTCTTCCGTGGCGGCCTACGCCGCCCGGGCGGGTCTTCAAAGCGTTGTTTTTGTTCCAGAGGTAACGGCCCCGGAAAAGGTGGTCCAAGCGGCCTCCTATGGCGCGCGAATCATCCGGGTGCAGGCGGACTACGACGGGACGGCACACCTCTACGGGCAGGCCCTGAAGTCGTTCGGCTGGTACAACTGCCTCTCGTCCAATCCGTTTCGGAATGAGGGGAAGAAGAGTTACGCCTATGAGATCTGGACGGACCTTGATGGCCAGGTTCCCGACTGGGTGATCCATCCAACAGCGGGCGGGACGGGCCCAGCCGCCTGCTGGAAAGGATTCAATGAACTGTACCGGCTGGGCTGGATCGACCGGCTCCCCAGGATCGTAGTGGTGCAGGCGGCGGCCTGCGCCCCCATCGTCGAGTCTTACCAAGCGGGGCGGGATGAGATCTTGCCGGTCGAGCCGCGACAGACCATCGCCGAGAGTATTCGGGTCGGAGGACCCTCTACCATGGCGTGGCGGGCCCTTCAAGCCGCCCGGGACTCAGGTGGGATGGCCGTGGCGCTCTCGGAGGTGGAGATCGAACGGAGCCAAAGTCTGCTGTCGAGAAAAGCCGGGATCTTCGCCGAACCGGCGGGGGCAATCTCTCTCGGGGCGGCCATTCGGCTGGCCCAGGATGGGCTGATTCATCCGGGCCACGTGGTCGTAGCGGTGATCACCGGCCACGGGCTGAAGCAGCCCCCAAGCGATCTCACCCTCCCGGTCGCTATTCCACCCGATCTCACCTCGCTGGGGGAAGCCCTCCAGGTCTCCTGA
- the amrB gene encoding AmmeMemoRadiSam system protein B, with amino-acid sequence MEYPKLRPVEAFPTEMHGRQVLCLRDPTHVTEAVLFVPLAAVNVLRYFDGTHSVLDIQAAYVRRNGEILFRDKVEELIATLDKHYFLESDRFTQHQKALEEAFRRANTRAAFLAGKSYPAETAELRQMLDQFLHHPDGPAGKPGPVQEPLRALIAPHIDYMRGAVGYAWAYRGLNEKTEAELFVIFGTAHAGTTKPFAVCAKDFETPLGSVSTDHNLLQQLRDRCSSVLAVDDIAHRTEHSIELQVILLQHLVGTKRPIRILPILCDSFQERIVDGKLPSDDPEVQSFFEVLRDLLEAQEQPVCLIAGVDLAHMGARFGDADPITPGLLRWIEDQDREMLDCVIAGDPDGFFSFVSKEGDRRRICGLSPTYALLHLMRGQTGQLLHYGQAADPQGVVSFCSVTFPAKHAG; translated from the coding sequence GTGGAGTATCCGAAGCTCAGGCCGGTAGAGGCTTTTCCAACCGAGATGCACGGGAGGCAGGTCCTCTGCCTCAGGGACCCGACCCACGTCACCGAGGCGGTCCTCTTTGTTCCGCTCGCCGCCGTGAATGTCCTCCGCTACTTCGACGGCACACATTCTGTCCTCGACATCCAGGCAGCGTATGTCCGGCGCAACGGGGAGATCCTCTTCCGGGACAAGGTGGAAGAGCTCATCGCGACGCTCGATAAACACTACTTTTTGGAGAGTGATCGCTTTACGCAACATCAGAAGGCGCTCGAAGAGGCATTCCGACGGGCCAACACCCGTGCAGCCTTTCTGGCTGGCAAATCTTACCCCGCAGAAACGGCGGAGCTTCGCCAAATGCTCGATCAGTTCCTGCATCATCCCGATGGCCCGGCCGGGAAGCCGGGACCCGTCCAGGAGCCCCTCCGAGCCCTGATCGCACCCCATATTGATTACATGCGGGGTGCAGTGGGATATGCCTGGGCCTATCGCGGGCTGAACGAGAAGACGGAAGCAGAGCTATTCGTCATCTTTGGGACGGCCCACGCTGGAACCACGAAGCCCTTTGCTGTTTGCGCGAAGGATTTCGAGACACCACTCGGCTCCGTTTCTACAGATCATAATTTGCTGCAACAACTCAGAGACCGTTGTTCCAGTGTCCTCGCTGTGGATGACATTGCCCATCGGACCGAGCACTCCATTGAACTCCAAGTCATTCTGCTCCAGCACCTCGTTGGGACCAAGCGACCCATCCGGATCCTCCCTATCCTGTGCGACTCTTTCCAGGAACGGATCGTTGACGGAAAGCTCCCCTCGGATGACCCAGAGGTCCAGAGCTTCTTTGAGGTCCTGCGTGATCTCCTCGAAGCGCAGGAGCAGCCGGTCTGCCTCATCGCAGGGGTCGACCTCGCCCACATGGGGGCCCGCTTTGGAGATGCCGATCCAATCACGCCTGGCTTGCTTCGATGGATCGAGGACCAAGACAGGGAGATGCTCGATTGCGTCATTGCCGGCGATCCAGACGGCTTCTTTTCCTTTGTGAGCAAGGAGGGAGATCGCCGCCGAATCTGCGGATTGTCCCCGACCTATGCCCTCCTGCATTTGATGAGAGGGCAGACGGGGCAACTCCTCCATTACGGGCAAGCGGCTGATCCGCAGGGAGTCGTGAGTTTCTGCAGTGTGACGTTTCCCGCCAAACACGCAGGTTGA
- a CDS encoding phosphate-starvation-inducible PsiE family protein yields MEEKGDLQAKIYDKRDRFFRWLGLGEDGIYLIAGGLLAATAVFLLISTGGEFLEAVKDGKLRLHAIEILDSLLLVLMLVEILHTIRIAILQHALVVEPFLIVALIASVRRILILTPEAAEFIKTDQSAFRNAMIELGLLTFLILVVVISIAILRKYASKPI; encoded by the coding sequence TTGGAGGAAAAGGGAGACCTGCAGGCCAAGATCTATGACAAGCGCGATCGGTTCTTCCGGTGGCTCGGACTGGGGGAGGACGGCATCTATCTGATCGCCGGAGGGTTGCTGGCAGCCACGGCGGTCTTCCTGCTCATCTCCACGGGCGGGGAATTCCTCGAGGCTGTCAAGGACGGCAAACTGCGACTTCACGCGATCGAGATCCTGGACAGCCTCCTCCTCGTCCTCATGCTCGTGGAGATCCTTCACACCATCCGGATCGCCATCCTGCAACACGCCCTGGTCGTGGAGCCGTTCCTCATCGTCGCCCTGATTGCCTCGGTCCGACGCATCCTTATTTTGACCCCGGAGGCAGCGGAGTTCATCAAGACCGACCAAAGTGCCTTCAGAAACGCCATGATCGAGCTGGGCCTGTTAACTTTCCTGATCCTCGTCGTGGTGATCTCCATCGCCATCCTCAGAAAGTATGCGTCTAAGCCTATATGA
- a CDS encoding TIGR01212 family radical SAM protein (This family includes YhcC from E. coli K-12, an uncharacterized radical SAM protein.), producing MITASSTHTKRYADLRSFLQRRFGCRVHKITLDAHFTCPNHDGSKAVGGCIFCHQGSGHSTVGTFTIREQLERGKHHVRERQKAEKFLAYFQRYTNTYASVETLRQLYEEALAVEDIVGLVVGTRPDCAPDPVLDLLQETARRTYVAIEYGLQSIHDRTLTLVNRAHGSAEFLDAVSRTAGRGVHTCVHVMLGLPGETRADMLETAKAIARLPVDGIKIHLTYILKQTVLGDMYLRGEYRPMEMTEYVETVCDFLEMLPPYMVIHRLTGDPPRHHLLAPQWSLHKWQVLNAIHTELPRRDSFQGCKWTPPCVKSPTSQ from the coding sequence ATGATAACAGCTTCGTCGACACATACCAAGCGCTACGCCGACCTCCGGAGCTTTTTGCAGCGGCGATTCGGCTGCCGGGTTCACAAGATCACCCTCGACGCTCACTTTACCTGCCCGAACCATGATGGGTCCAAGGCGGTGGGTGGCTGCATCTTCTGCCATCAGGGCTCCGGACATTCCACCGTGGGCACCTTCACCATTCGGGAACAGCTCGAGCGGGGGAAGCACCACGTTCGCGAGCGGCAGAAAGCTGAAAAGTTCCTGGCCTACTTCCAGCGTTACACCAACACGTACGCCTCGGTTGAGACCCTGAGGCAATTGTACGAAGAGGCACTGGCGGTCGAGGACATCGTGGGACTAGTGGTTGGGACCCGGCCCGACTGTGCCCCGGATCCGGTCCTTGACCTGCTGCAGGAGACCGCCAGGCGGACGTACGTCGCCATTGAATACGGACTTCAGTCGATCCATGACCGGACCCTTACGCTAGTCAACCGGGCGCATGGCTCAGCCGAGTTTCTTGACGCCGTCAGCCGAACAGCAGGCCGGGGCGTCCATACCTGCGTTCATGTCATGCTGGGCCTCCCCGGAGAGACCCGGGCAGACATGTTGGAAACCGCGAAGGCGATCGCCAGATTACCCGTTGACGGGATCAAAATCCATCTCACCTACATCCTCAAACAAACGGTCTTGGGGGACATGTATCTTCGGGGAGAGTATCGGCCGATGGAGATGACGGAATACGTCGAGACCGTTTGTGACTTCTTGGAGATGCTCCCGCCATACATGGTGATTCATCGACTCACCGGGGACCCGCCTCGGCACCACCTCCTGGCTCCGCAATGGTCGCTCCACAAGTGGCAGGTGCTTAATGCGATCCACACGGAGCTGCCCCGGCGAGACAGCTTCCAGGGATGTAAATGGACCCCGCCGTGCGTAAAGTCCCCGACTTCCCAGTGA
- a CDS encoding PilZ domain-containing protein, producing the protein MQYPLSGERRRHRRWEVGGRHVGRLDSAHQASILDLSLGGALIEHASSHVWPETVAFLTLAAPGQEAGLKCRVAHSTVHRYEVQPTGDRDLIYRSGLEFLDTSEASLQLIDKFIDSVKKAN; encoded by the coding sequence ATGCAATACCCACTGAGTGGCGAGAGGCGACGTCATCGCCGGTGGGAGGTCGGAGGCAGGCACGTGGGTCGGCTTGACAGCGCCCACCAGGCTTCCATCCTTGATCTCAGCCTCGGTGGAGCCCTGATCGAACATGCGAGTAGCCACGTCTGGCCCGAGACCGTCGCATTTCTAACCCTGGCGGCCCCCGGACAGGAGGCTGGCCTGAAGTGTCGGGTCGCTCACTCGACAGTACACCGCTACGAGGTCCAGCCTACTGGGGACCGTGACCTGATCTACCGGTCGGGGCTGGAATTCTTAGATACCTCGGAAGCCTCCCTCCAACTCATCGATAAATTCATCGATTCCGTCAAAAAAGCAAATTAA
- the cydB gene encoding cytochrome d ubiquinol oxidase subunit II: protein METVWFWLLAWMLGTYVVLDGFDFGVGILHLFVAKSEAERKQVIRSIGPVWDGNEVWLVAAGGTMFFAFPKLFAVGFSGFYLALMIILWLLIFRAFGIELRHQLEDPIWTQFWDVAFAAASLLLAVCLGAALGNLVRGVPLKEDGTFFEPLWTDFRVGQQTGILDWYTVLVALTAVLALAHHGALWLNARTDEAVAERANRLAGRLWLLVVMFSIITTLATVVVQPNVTESLSARPWGVVFVGVAVAGLIGAYVFRRRGRELQAFLASAGYLYGMVALAAIGIYPYVLPGRDPALGLTAQAAAAAETGLVMAMYWWIPGMLLACGYFVYLYWTMPAKFSIHDTAEH, encoded by the coding sequence ATGGAGACTGTCTGGTTCTGGCTGCTGGCGTGGATGCTCGGGACCTACGTCGTGCTCGACGGCTTCGACTTTGGGGTTGGAATACTGCACCTCTTTGTGGCGAAGAGCGAGGCCGAGCGAAAACAGGTGATTCGCTCCATCGGTCCCGTCTGGGATGGCAACGAAGTGTGGTTAGTCGCAGCTGGCGGCACCATGTTCTTCGCTTTCCCCAAGCTCTTCGCGGTCGGGTTCAGCGGATTCTATCTCGCGCTGATGATCATCCTGTGGCTGCTGATATTTCGCGCCTTCGGCATCGAGCTCCGGCATCAGTTGGAGGACCCGATTTGGACACAGTTCTGGGACGTTGCCTTTGCGGCGGCGAGCCTTCTGCTCGCGGTCTGTCTTGGAGCTGCGCTTGGCAACCTGGTGCGAGGCGTGCCGCTCAAGGAGGACGGGACATTTTTTGAGCCGCTATGGACCGATTTTCGGGTCGGGCAGCAGACCGGAATCCTGGATTGGTACACGGTCCTCGTCGCCCTGACCGCCGTGCTGGCCCTCGCCCATCATGGCGCGCTCTGGCTGAACGCGCGCACGGACGAAGCGGTCGCGGAGCGGGCAAATCGCCTGGCCGGTCGGCTCTGGCTTCTCGTTGTTATGTTCTCTATTATCACAACGCTTGCAACCGTCGTCGTGCAGCCAAATGTGACTGAAAGCCTGAGTGCACGACCCTGGGGTGTGGTGTTCGTCGGAGTCGCCGTCGCAGGGCTGATTGGTGCATATGTGTTCCGCAGGCGGGGACGAGAGTTACAAGCTTTCCTGGCATCAGCCGGGTACTTGTATGGGATGGTGGCCCTGGCTGCGATCGGCATCTACCCGTATGTATTACCCGGTCGCGATCCGGCCTTGGGGCTGACAGCACAGGCCGCCGCCGCGGCGGAGACCGGCCTGGTGATGGCTATGTACTGGTGGATCCCAGGAATGCTGCTGGCCTGCGGTTACTTCGTCTACCTGTACTGGACGATGCCCGCAAAGTTCTCTATTCACGACACGGCTGAGCACTAG